One genomic window of Prosthecobacter algae includes the following:
- a CDS encoding peptidoglycan-binding domain-containing protein — MNWGPGVASLLAALVVGQPMASMAAPEDSRRDRAPSPARPSSSSRPAPSRAAPPASRPAPSRAAPPASRPPAARPSVSRPSTPQRPPTVTRPSVQRPPSVTRPSVTTPQRSATVTRPKTPYEKAYPGRSPQRPSVTTRPSPERPSVTRPTTPSRPSVVTRPTPSRPSVISRPDSQRPPTSVTRPSVRPSTRPLTPYEKAYPGRRPGVVAAAHHRHFTDSSRFARIDRHVAYRSYPRSHYRLCHGQGWRGLGWYFGPPNMSYYYETPGVSYYSSRDYAPASYVSLTYSPTSSLDYSVQEALANLGYYDGPLDGDIGPMSRLAIANFQADNGLEPTGIIDEVLLDYLQIQ; from the coding sequence ATGAATTGGGGCCCAGGTGTCGCTTCCCTGCTGGCCGCGTTGGTTGTGGGTCAGCCGATGGCTTCGATGGCCGCCCCTGAGGATTCACGTCGCGACCGGGCTCCGAGCCCGGCGCGTCCTTCCTCTTCCAGCCGCCCTGCGCCTTCCCGTGCGGCCCCTCCTGCCAGCCGGCCTGCGCCTTCCCGTGCGGCCCCTCCTGCCAGCCGGCCTCCGGCAGCACGTCCTTCCGTTTCACGCCCTAGCACGCCTCAGCGGCCACCGACCGTGACCCGCCCGAGCGTGCAGCGTCCGCCTTCGGTCACTCGGCCCAGCGTTACTACTCCTCAGCGCTCTGCCACGGTGACGCGCCCCAAGACCCCTTATGAAAAGGCCTATCCAGGGCGCAGCCCGCAGCGGCCATCCGTCACCACCCGCCCAAGTCCTGAGCGGCCTTCGGTGACCCGCCCTACCACCCCTAGCCGTCCGTCCGTGGTCACCCGCCCCACACCCAGCCGCCCTTCGGTCATTTCACGGCCAGATTCGCAACGGCCACCAACTTCGGTGACCCGTCCTTCGGTGCGGCCCAGCACCCGCCCTCTGACACCTTATGAAAAGGCCTATCCAGGGCGTCGCCCAGGTGTGGTGGCAGCCGCTCATCATCGGCATTTCACGGACTCATCCCGCTTCGCGAGGATTGACCGTCATGTGGCCTATCGGTCCTATCCCCGCAGCCACTACCGCCTGTGCCACGGGCAGGGCTGGCGTGGTCTGGGCTGGTACTTCGGCCCGCCGAACATGTCCTACTATTATGAGACACCCGGCGTGTCCTATTACAGCTCCCGTGACTATGCCCCTGCCAGCTATGTCAGCCTGACGTATTCGCCCACCAGCTCCCTGGACTACTCCGTGCAGGAAGCCCTGGCCAACCTGGGCTACTACGATGGCCCCCTGGACGGCGACATCGGCCCGATGTCCCGCTTGGCAATCGCGAACTTCCAGGCAGACAACGGTCTGGAACCCACCGGGATCATTGACGAAGTCCTGCTGGACTATCTGCAAATTCAGTAA